The Chitinivibrionales bacterium genome window below encodes:
- the purE gene encoding 5-(carboxyamino)imidazole ribonucleotide mutase, with the protein MPKIAIIMGSKSDTDVVAKAEAILNEFEIEFETHVISAHRNPNKIKKFARGAEERGIEAIIAVAGLAAHLPGVVASLTVIPVIGVPAPGGPLNGQDALYSIVQMPSGIPVATVGIGNAKNAALLAVQILGTKDPEFREKMMKFREQFGDDAV; encoded by the coding sequence ATGCCAAAAATAGCAATCATAATGGGTTCAAAATCCGACACTGATGTTGTTGCGAAAGCAGAGGCGATACTGAATGAATTTGAGATCGAGTTTGAGACTCATGTGATTTCGGCCCACCGGAATCCCAATAAAATCAAAAAATTTGCCCGTGGTGCCGAAGAGAGGGGTATTGAGGCGATCATTGCGGTTGCCGGTCTTGCAGCTCACCTTCCGGGAGTGGTTGCCAGTCTGACCGTTATTCCGGTGATCGGTGTTCCGGCTCCGGGAGGTCCGCTCAACGGTCAGGATGCACTCTATTCGATCGTCCAGATGCCTTCGGGAATACCCGTTGCAACGGTGGGGATCGGTAATGCGAAAAATGCCGCACTTTTAGCAGTTCAGATACTCGGAACCAAAGATCCCGAATTCCGTGAAAAAATGATGAAATTCAGAGAACAGTTTGGTGATGATGCCGTCTGA
- a CDS encoding type II secretion system protein GspE: MIHTTQLLGQILKRSSSIDNSALERAADSARMQGKLIGEYLIENGELSEETVYKALAAQFSLPYIAELQEQVNHELIRDLPTDLFKDGRCLPLSSSDTHLEIVVSNPCDFDIIQAAEAMSGLIVQIHLTTPSKLMQVCNALFEDDSIFKQAAGKISKEYEKHLHNNDSGLSLEEIRKRTESEPVVKLASLIFDEAIRLNASDIHVEPSEYNAVVRFRIDGLLRQHTEVTAWMYTPLTSRIKILADLDIAERRVPQDGRIRYAYRGNEFDFRVSTLPTHHGEKTVIRILKHDQRLLEMKNLGLPEHQMPQILELLEKPQGMVFVTGPTGSGKSSTLFACLNHIRTKAINITTIENPIEYKLSGVNQVQINEKAGVTFARTLRSILRQDPDVILIGEIRDKETAGIATQASQTGHLVFSTLHTNDAVSAITRLRDLGIPGFLISSSLLAIMAQRLVRVICPECRTKKEPSEDIRNRWNMLLGNVPMPESYQAVGCKACHDIGYKGRTGLFEVVTVNETVRNLIAEDASEVAIRKALREMGTKSLIFDGIDKIRRGITTPEELLRVVLVEDTAELRTGAEEPQPAAGE; the protein is encoded by the coding sequence ATGATACACACCACGCAGCTCTTAGGACAAATTCTCAAAAGGAGTTCTTCGATTGACAATTCCGCTCTGGAGCGGGCGGCCGACAGCGCCCGTATGCAGGGGAAACTAATCGGGGAATACCTGATCGAAAACGGAGAATTATCCGAGGAAACGGTGTATAAAGCCCTCGCAGCCCAGTTTTCGCTTCCTTATATTGCCGAACTCCAAGAGCAGGTCAATCATGAGTTGATCCGCGACCTTCCTACCGACTTGTTCAAAGACGGACGGTGCCTTCCGCTGAGTAGTTCAGATACACACCTGGAGATTGTCGTAAGCAATCCCTGTGACTTTGATATTATCCAGGCTGCCGAGGCTATGAGTGGCCTGATTGTTCAGATTCACTTGACAACGCCTTCGAAACTGATGCAGGTCTGTAATGCGCTTTTTGAAGATGATTCTATTTTCAAACAGGCAGCCGGTAAAATCAGCAAAGAATACGAAAAGCACCTTCATAACAACGATTCGGGGCTTTCGCTTGAGGAGATTCGTAAGCGGACCGAATCCGAGCCGGTAGTTAAACTGGCCTCTCTCATTTTCGATGAAGCTATCAGGCTGAATGCATCGGATATTCATGTGGAACCATCAGAGTATAACGCCGTAGTGCGGTTTCGAATCGACGGCCTGCTTCGTCAGCACACCGAGGTGACCGCATGGATGTATACACCGCTTACGTCACGAATCAAAATTCTTGCCGATCTGGATATTGCCGAACGGCGGGTACCTCAGGACGGCCGTATCCGGTATGCCTATCGGGGAAATGAGTTCGATTTCCGTGTATCGACGCTTCCCACCCACCACGGAGAGAAAACGGTTATTCGTATTCTGAAACACGATCAGCGCCTGCTCGAAATGAAAAATCTCGGTCTGCCCGAACATCAGATGCCCCAGATACTGGAGCTTTTGGAAAAGCCACAAGGCATGGTGTTTGTCACCGGTCCCACCGGAAGCGGAAAATCATCCACGCTCTTTGCCTGTCTGAACCATATCCGGACAAAGGCGATCAATATCACCACAATCGAGAATCCTATCGAGTACAAATTGTCTGGTGTCAACCAGGTGCAGATCAATGAAAAGGCCGGAGTGACCTTTGCCCGGACCCTCCGTTCGATATTACGTCAGGACCCCGATGTCATTCTTATCGGAGAAATTCGTGATAAAGAGACGGCTGGAATCGCAACGCAGGCATCGCAAACCGGACACCTTGTCTTTTCAACACTTCATACCAACGATGCCGTCTCGGCAATCACCCGGCTGCGTGATCTGGGAATTCCCGGTTTTTTAATATCCTCCTCACTGCTTGCAATCATGGCTCAGCGGCTGGTGCGGGTGATCTGTCCGGAATGCCGGACGAAAAAGGAACCTTCGGAAGATATCCGTAACCGGTGGAACATGCTGCTTGGGAATGTACCCATGCCCGAATCCTATCAGGCTGTGGGATGCAAAGCCTGTCATGATATCGGGTATAAAGGACGGACCGGCCTGTTTGAAGTTGTAACAGTGAATGAAACAGTACGAAATCTGATAGCCGAAGATGCATCGGAAGTAGCGATCAGGAAAGCACTCAGGGAGATGGGTACCAAATCGCTTATTTTTGATGGCATCGATAAAATACGACGAGGAATTACTACACCTGAAGAGTTGCTGAGGGTTGTGCTTGTTGAAGATACTGCGGAGTTGCGAACAGGCGCCGAAGAGCCCCAGCCCGCTGCAGGAGAGTAA
- a CDS encoding DUF21 domain-containing protein, whose amino-acid sequence MLEVPLPYCIIGVLFCFAASTLFSVVKIIFSATDKQAIDAENERLRLYASKIEAIKENRDIMVTTVSTGKTMANTGFILCLLCLLRETLPGVTEIKLLLTGFIFAVIILTVFAYVIPRAIALCYYSSFAIITYRLYSIFSWVLLPLSSIVLGFSRLLLRMFRYDERFAFLTQEEKSRMEGTDADEEALDEEEKEMIHSIFEFGETSVREIMVPRIDIEGLDIKSDYKTTLATIRECGHSRIPVYNENIDTVLGILFAKDIIGWASENSPESWNLSTLIKPALFVPLSKKIDDLMRELKRKHVHMAIVVDEYGGTAGIVTLEDILEEIVGEIQDEYDEDETPIVEISKNIFHVDPHIDLHDLQEEIDYHFDLEDTDYNTLGGLIYHEHGDVPEENTTIEFHGLRIQVLKMDKQKILKVEVEKPPSKNGKSGNGSGD is encoded by the coding sequence TTGTTGGAAGTTCCTCTGCCGTATTGTATAATCGGTGTATTGTTTTGTTTTGCTGCCTCTACGCTATTTTCTGTCGTAAAAATCATATTTTCAGCTACCGATAAACAGGCCATTGACGCCGAGAATGAGCGTCTCCGCTTATATGCCTCCAAAATTGAAGCTATCAAAGAAAACAGAGACATCATGGTCACGACTGTTTCGACCGGAAAAACCATGGCGAATACCGGTTTTATACTCTGTTTGCTTTGTTTGCTCAGAGAAACACTTCCCGGTGTTACTGAAATCAAGCTTTTACTGACGGGGTTTATCTTTGCGGTTATAATTCTGACAGTATTTGCATACGTTATTCCCAGGGCAATTGCCCTTTGCTATTATTCATCCTTTGCGATAATTACCTATCGTCTCTATTCGATATTCAGCTGGGTTCTGCTTCCCCTGAGTTCCATTGTCCTTGGCTTCTCTAGGCTCCTGCTAAGGATGTTTCGCTATGATGAGCGTTTTGCTTTTCTCACGCAGGAAGAAAAATCACGGATGGAAGGTACTGATGCTGATGAAGAGGCACTCGATGAAGAAGAGAAGGAGATGATTCACAGCATTTTTGAATTCGGTGAGACCAGTGTTCGCGAAATCATGGTACCACGGATCGACATTGAAGGTCTCGATATCAAATCTGATTACAAAACAACGCTTGCAACAATCAGGGAATGCGGCCATTCGCGTATTCCGGTGTATAACGAAAACATCGATACGGTCCTGGGGATTCTTTTTGCTAAGGATATTATCGGATGGGCTTCAGAGAACAGCCCCGAATCCTGGAACCTTTCGACATTGATAAAACCGGCCCTCTTTGTACCTTTAAGCAAGAAAATCGACGATCTTATGCGGGAATTGAAACGAAAACATGTTCATATGGCCATTGTAGTCGATGAATATGGCGGCACTGCCGGAATCGTTACCCTGGAAGATATTTTAGAGGAAATCGTTGGAGAAATTCAGGATGAATACGATGAAGATGAGACGCCGATAGTAGAGATTTCAAAAAATATCTTCCATGTCGACCCTCACATAGATCTTCATGATCTTCAGGAGGAAATCGATTATCATTTTGATCTCGAGGATACCGATTACAATACGCTGGGCGGACTGATTTACCATGAGCACGGCGATGTCCCTGAAGAAAATACCACAATCGAATTTCACGGCCTCCGCATTCAGGTCTTGAAAATGGATAAACAGAAAATCCTTAAAGTTGAAGTTGAAAAGCCACCGAGTAAAAACGGAAAGTCCGGCAACGGGTCGGGAGATTGA
- the ybeY gene encoding rRNA maturation RNase YbeY → MKKNGRLPIEFIHDYKRLDYPDKKLKAIGEKIFDAEKIFPQKMVTVVLCSNYKIKKLNADYRNINKPTDVLAFPFNDSDFLGEIYISLQRCKSQAPRYGNAYEDEVARVFIHGMFHLLGFTHDTEKERIEMEKRENKYFCL, encoded by the coding sequence ATGAAAAAGAACGGAAGGCTTCCAATCGAATTTATCCATGATTACAAGAGACTCGATTATCCGGATAAAAAACTGAAAGCGATTGGTGAAAAAATTTTTGATGCCGAAAAAATCTTCCCCCAAAAGATGGTTACCGTTGTGCTCTGCTCAAATTACAAGATCAAAAAACTCAATGCCGATTACCGGAACATAAACAAGCCTACCGATGTACTCGCCTTTCCTTTTAACGACAGTGATTTTTTAGGAGAGATATACATCTCATTGCAGCGATGCAAATCACAGGCTCCCCGATACGGAAACGCATACGAGGATGAAGTTGCGCGCGTTTTTATTCATGGAATGTTTCATTTACTGGGGTTTACCCATGATACAGAAAAAGAGCGCATCGAAATGGAAAAGCGGGAAAACAAATATTTTTGCCTTTGA
- a CDS encoding electron transfer flavoprotein subunit beta — MNIIVCIKQVPGTTQVKINPDTGTLIRDGIEAVVNPFDEYAIEEAIRIKEKVGGTVKVITMGPPQAGTALKTAISMGADEGYLVSDRALAGSDTWATSYALSRGIQSLGDYDLIICGKQAIDGDTAQVGPGVAEMLNVPFVAWIRKIEEITDRSIKAERMMEEGYEVVEMPLPGLITVVKEINEPRLASLKGKMRAKKAQIPVLSAEKINAVPEKIGLKGSPTQVLRSFVPERKKGGEKINGETPDMVEKIKSAILDLNIIK, encoded by the coding sequence GTGAATATTATCGTGTGTATCAAGCAGGTTCCGGGTACGACACAGGTGAAAATCAATCCTGATACCGGTACGCTTATTAGAGATGGAATCGAAGCTGTTGTTAATCCTTTCGACGAATATGCTATTGAGGAAGCGATCCGGATAAAAGAAAAGGTCGGGGGAACGGTCAAAGTTATCACCATGGGTCCTCCTCAGGCCGGCACGGCGTTGAAAACGGCAATTTCCATGGGTGCTGATGAAGGATATCTTGTTTCGGACCGTGCGCTTGCAGGCTCCGATACCTGGGCAACATCCTATGCCCTCTCCCGGGGTATCCAGTCCCTGGGCGATTATGATTTGATTATCTGTGGAAAACAGGCTATTGACGGCGATACGGCTCAGGTTGGACCGGGAGTTGCTGAGATGCTTAATGTTCCCTTTGTTGCCTGGATCAGAAAAATTGAAGAAATCACCGATCGGTCAATTAAGGCTGAGCGAATGATGGAAGAGGGGTATGAAGTTGTTGAAATGCCTCTTCCGGGACTGATCACTGTTGTAAAAGAGATCAATGAACCCCGGCTGGCATCCCTGAAAGGCAAGATGCGGGCCAAAAAGGCACAAATTCCTGTTTTAAGTGCGGAAAAGATCAATGCTGTGCCGGAAAAAATCGGCCTGAAAGGAAGCCCCACGCAGGTCCTCCGTTCCTTTGTACCGGAACGGAAAAAGGGCGGCGAAAAGATCAACGGAGAAACCCCCGATATGGTCGAAAAAATAAAATCTGCAATTTTAGATCTTAATATAATCAAATAA
- a CDS encoding 4Fe-4S dicluster domain-containing protein, whose protein sequence is MSIKVDLEKCIGCKLCVKACAQDAIRIVEKKAEIDLEKCNYCRACVDACKKYQAITIEDEMGAGVKNINEYKNIAVFIEQRDGDIHGVSYEILGEGRKLADQLGEKLVAVVLGHELLKKAENLVKYGADRVVYMNGPDLATFKDDTYAHFVSEFIEKEKPSIVLAGATAVGRSFIPKVAARVYGGLTADCTKLEIDTEKRLLLGTRPAFGGNLMATIICPQHRPQIATVRHKVMKPAQFDESRTGEVIVHKVDQGAFPERTKIIDIVKEVESTVNITEADIIVAGGRGMQDPQNFEMIRELAEILGGAVGSSRAAVDAGWMPYSHQVGQTGKTVCPKLYIACGISGAVQHQAGMQSSDYIIAVNTDPEADIFQIADLGIVGNALEIVPALTKAFKETLGK, encoded by the coding sequence ATGAGTATCAAGGTTGATCTTGAAAAATGTATCGGATGTAAACTCTGTGTGAAGGCATGTGCGCAGGATGCTATCCGGATTGTCGAAAAAAAAGCTGAAATCGACCTGGAGAAATGTAATTACTGCAGAGCATGTGTTGATGCATGTAAAAAATATCAGGCCATCACCATTGAAGATGAAATGGGTGCCGGAGTAAAAAATATCAATGAATATAAAAATATTGCCGTCTTTATCGAGCAACGTGATGGTGATATTCATGGGGTTTCTTATGAGATTCTTGGTGAGGGAAGAAAGCTTGCCGATCAGCTTGGTGAGAAACTCGTGGCCGTTGTTTTAGGTCATGAACTGCTTAAAAAGGCTGAAAATCTCGTAAAGTACGGTGCCGACAGGGTAGTGTATATGAACGGCCCTGATCTGGCGACATTCAAAGACGACACCTATGCCCATTTTGTCAGCGAATTCATTGAAAAAGAAAAACCCTCAATTGTGCTTGCAGGTGCAACAGCAGTCGGACGGTCGTTCATTCCTAAAGTTGCCGCACGGGTTTACGGCGGTCTGACCGCCGACTGTACCAAACTTGAAATCGATACCGAAAAGCGTCTTCTTCTGGGAACCCGCCCGGCATTCGGTGGTAACCTGATGGCTACCATTATCTGCCCGCAGCACCGCCCGCAAATCGCCACAGTCCGTCATAAAGTAATGAAACCCGCTCAATTTGATGAAAGCCGAACCGGTGAGGTTATTGTCCACAAAGTCGATCAGGGAGCATTTCCTGAGCGGACGAAAATCATCGATATTGTCAAAGAGGTTGAATCGACAGTCAATATTACCGAAGCCGACATTATCGTTGCCGGCGGTAGGGGCATGCAGGACCCACAGAATTTCGAAATGATCAGAGAGCTTGCGGAAATACTGGGTGGAGCTGTCGGATCGAGCCGTGCTGCGGTAGATGCAGGCTGGATGCCCTATTCTCATCAGGTGGGACAAACAGGAAAAACCGTCTGTCCTAAACTGTATATTGCCTGTGGAATCTCCGGCGCTGTGCAACATCAGGCCGGGATGCAATCTTCCGATTATATCATCGCTGTCAACACAGATCCTGAAGCCGATATTTTTCAAATAGCCGATCTTGGTATTGTCGGCAATGCACTCGAAATCGTACCAGCATTAACCAAAGCATTTAAAGAAACATTAGGGAAGTAG